DNA from Clupea harengus chromosome 2, Ch_v2.0.2, whole genome shotgun sequence:
GCTATTGATAAAGAACATTGACTAAATTCACAATTGTCATTTTTCTTACATGTCCATCAATACATAATTTACTATGTGGGTTAAGTAAGCATTTGATGTCATATTGCCTCTATAGCTGACTATGATTAAAAGTTATTCAGAAGAACTATAACCTGCACTGACTGACTTGTGCTTCTTCATGTCAGGTGattctcttcatctgtcagaGTTGAGGATTGTGCTGCTGGAATACATAAGCTCTGGGAAGACTTCATCagcaaacaccatcctgggcagagaggagtttgatactGTAGGGAGAACAGCTCTGTCTGTGAAGAGACAGGGACAAGTAGCAGGGAGGCAGGTCACTGTTGTGGAGGCTCCAGGATGGTTCATCAATTCTCAGTTAGAGGAAACTCCTGAACTGACCAAAGAGGAGATTGGGctgggtgtgtctctgtgtcctcctggaCCCCACGCTCTGCTGCTGGTCATACGTGTGGGCTAttcattcacagagacacataggAAATCAGCgcaggaacacctggagcttctcagtgagagtgtgtggagtcacactatagtgctgttcacccgtggagactggctgggagacacacccattgagcagcacattgagagtgaaggagatagtctgcagtggctggtagagaaatgtgggaacagatatcatgtcTTCAACaatcagaagagagaagatcacATGCAAGttacacagctgatggagaagatagaagagatggtggcaggaaacagaggacGCCAttatgagatggagagacagaagagaaatattggaggagaagaggtggagagatgaaaagagagtgaaagagaggatgatgaaggtgaagatagagagagagtctctcagATCACTGATGGGTGAGTTAAGAATCTCATATTCAACAACTTCCCTTTAGTTGCTCGTCTCCAATGGATTGTACATTAGCTTTCtttacacagatacagacatttTACACAGCAGATAGGAGACTCATGATCAGTGCATTTAGTGCTACTGATAAACACATTGACTAAATCTACAAGTGTCATGTTTCATACATGTCCATCAATACATAATTTACTATGTGGATTAAGTATGCATCTGACATCATGTTACCTCTACAGCTGAATATGATTAAAAGTTATTCAGAAGAACTATAACCTGCACTGACTGACTTGTGCTTCTTCATGTCAGGTGattctcttcatctgtcagaGTTGAGGATTGTGCTGCTGGGATACAAAAGAGCTGGaaagagttcatcaggaaacaccatcctgggcagagaggagtttgatactgtagggagaacagctcagtgtgtgaaaaGACAGGGACAAGTAGCAGGGAGGCAGGTCACTGTGGTGGAGGCTCCAGGATGGTGGAGTAATTATCAGTTAGAGCAAACTCATGAACTGACCAAAGAGGAGATTGAGctcagtgtgtctttgtgtcctcCTGGACCCCAAGCTTTGCTGCTTGTCATACGTGTGGACAAGTCATTCACAGAGACAAGGAAAAGATCAGTGCAGAATCACCTGGagcttctcagagagagagtgtggagtcacactatagtgctgttcacctgtggagactggctgggagacacacccattgagcagcacattgagagtgaaggagagagtctgaagtggctggtagagaaatgtgggaacagatatcatATCCTCAACAATCGGAAGAGAGAAGATCACATGCAGGttacacagctgatggagaagatagaagagatggtggcaggaaacagaggacATCATTATGAGATTGGTGAGTAACTCAGACAACCAACCATCATCTCagtcaggggcgtaactatagggggtgcagcaggtgcggctgcacctgggcccgtggggtttcggggcccgtagccgggcccaaagaaaaacacacgtCGCTCGACCGGCCCCCACTCCAAACTTGTCGCTCGACGTCGCCCACCATACGGTGACATATTTTCTCagatatgcttatgttaatgCGCACTGTTTTTGGACAATTtgcagtgtcaaatgctatttatacgcttgaaaaggcaaacttatctcagtcatggttgttattattttttggggaaaagtagcaatttataacaaaatcatatgcctatcctacatacactatagaaagtATCAAAAgactattcaatgaaatgaataagttcttattttatttggtattgttgtgattagcaatgatgattgctgggtaatatgtatgttgttgtccaatgtcaagtctctatttgatcatgtgacaatacaatacgctatattTATACCAAtttgaaggtctgataacctagtaGTTAGgtcctagttcattgagcacagcacaactttactcgtaacaatgccttttaagcacaagagtgaaagtagaaaagggcaagataaaaaagaacaggaggagaaggcggcaaagctgcctaaattagattattttggctttttagcTAGTCCGTCAACGAGTCGCCAGCCCAcagagtcagcagtgcagcagttcaactGGGATTAGCAAcgctgtttctgccctcagtggtgtgtcagcaaccatgcaacaggtaacctacggctattgtgatagatatacatttcaagacaagttatagcctacatacattatggtagggcaggattactggggacggcccagtgttccgaaagcccgatattccgaaatctaaATGTTTCCCGAAAAATAGTCCTCCTGACGAAATTtcgaaatattttaagtggcacaaaacacacacagcatttagtttgcgcagcggagaCGCTCAttgggctatcacgcatataacttttcctaggcaatacttgttaacttagcctactctggttttgaatatggggtaccactcatgcgaaggaaatcaccggcagattgtcgcaggacattacgcagatcttgtcaagcactgacaaagcatgcatgcgttggctatcataaaagtattttgtatcatcgcgatgcaaatgccatgtgtgtataataatattctgaattaaagttcatgcttgtgaaataaatgcatttatatgtttatgattgtgtgattaattgggatgtgcatgtgggctatagtggttcacgttgctgtgctcaaaatttcggaacagcgggctgtcggaataatgggccttcggaacattgccatggaaccggattactaggctacaagttgggtaaatagtggtcgctattattattgctttctaACATTTTTTACGGtatacaaacacctttgattaacgtttttttagacgcggttgcaGAAGTAGGGAAggctacgtttttttttttttttttaaacattcactaggggggcccgtaataatatcttgcacctgggcccgtcgttactacgttacgccactgattTCAGTAAACTTGTTTGCCAAGACCCCAGTGTTGGGCAACATGATCTTCTACCCCTGAGGGGCTCATTCAGCTCTATATGAAACCCCAGTGTGGGGCAACATGATCTTCTACCCCTGAGGGGCTCATTCAGCTCTATATGAACCCCAGTGTGGGGCAACATGATCTTCTACCACCCCTGAGGGGCTCATTCAGCTCTATATGAGACCCCAGTGTGGGGCAACATGATCTTCTACCCCTGAGGGGCTCATTCAGCTCTATATCAAACTGAACCACATCATCCTATCAGCCTTTTCAAACACAACTGTATTCGTGTTTTAATGGTAGGAgacatttctgtttacatgTATAAATCATGTTTATTCATTTCTAACTTCTGATTATTTCTTCTCCCTGTCAGTGACTGCAGACTCCTTCTCTGACTCCGGGTCTCCCAGTAGCTCTGCACACAGCTCCTTCAGATCACAGACAGCACCACAGGAACGACTGACAACTAATTTAAAGAAAGCAAGCAGCTATGATCTTTTTCCACCAAACAGTAAGCAAACATTTCATACTAACCTTTTAAGTTGTTCATCCAAGGAAAGTGAAGAGGTAATTTGTAAACAGAGATTTATAAGGGTTGGTTATTTCTAGGTCAGTAAAATACTGGGCATTTATTTGACTTATTCTGATGTGGCTGGACAGATTACATGGTATTGTACCTGTGCACAGATATTTATGCTTGTCAGTTGGTTTTATGTTGTGTCCATTTCTCAATTGCTAAGACAAGCTTAATGAATCTGGCATCCATTTGATCTCCATCATCACCTTCTTGGCACAGCAGAAGTCTTCTCTTCCAAATGTGTTCACTCGTTTTCATTGGTTTCACACAATTTTACAACCTTTTTCAAAACAGTCAACACAGAAATCAATACAAAGGCCCCAAACTCTATTcaattaaacatgtcaaacaaaaTGACAACATTTATTCACAGCTAACAGAAATGACTTGCATAATTTAGAATCTCTGATGTATCCTCTTGTGTTATCTTTATTATTGATCTGTACATGTTTCATCATGATCAGTCTTCTTCATTGACATTTGTCCTGTTTCATAGTGAGTGGAGAATCCAGGGGAGACTCTGACCGCTGGTCTCCCAGTAGATCTGCACACAGCTCCTTCAGATCACAGACAGGACCAGAGGAACGACTGACACCTCATTTAAAGAAAGCAAGCAGCTTTGATTTTCTTCCACCAAGCAGTAAGCAAACAGTTCAGATAAACGTTTTAACTCCGTAACTCAATGTTTATCTGTAAACGTTCAAAAAAAGACTTGTGAGCATCTCTGGTACAACAGGTTTAATATGCAAACACTGATCAGGCTGAAGGGTAGGCTACGGCATAGTAACTAGCGTTTCACACAACATCATTGGTTAAACCTGTACAGTATCAAGAACAAGTATACATTATAAAACACTTCAAAAccttaattattaattatcGTATGTCATACTCTATGACTGTATTTTGACACTAGATGTTGACAGGTGTGTGGATCTGCAAATGAAAAACATAGAACACAGAGGAGACTCAAGATGTTTACACAGCAATGTATGCAGAACATTGTGTTCTGTTATCTTCTTGTGTTATCTTTATTATTGATCTGTACAAGTTTCATTATGATCAGTCTTCTTCACTGACATTTGTCCTGTTTCATAGTGAGTGGAGAATCCAGTGGAGACTCAGACCGCTGGTCTTTCACCAGCTCTGCATACAACTCCCTCCGATCAcagacaggatatgacatcagCTCTCCCCGTGGATCAATGAGGTCTACGGCTTCTTCCCAAAGTTCTGGAATTGGATCTTTGAGTTCTAGAGCTGGTTCTGTTCGAAGCTCAGATTCCAGAGGATTTAAGTTCCCAAACCTGTTAAAAAAGAAGAAGGCCCATGGAGACCTTCTTGAGGCACAGGAGGAATCAGACAAAGACAACAAGAATTAGAAGAAGAGATCAAAGAAGAAAAGACATGATTCTGAGGTGCTGTCAACCAAAGACTTCCAGATTACATCCTACTTTTCAGTGAGCCTGTTGTTCATTCAAAATTTCATGTGCTTCCATATTCTCATATTACCTTTCTCACATACAGTGCCTGTTTTCTCTACCTAATAGTTTGTGATCAAAATTTTTTGTGGGATAATGTTTGTCTTTAACAGTAGTGTAAAGACAGCATTGTAGTAGAGTTGATATCAGCTGCTGAATCAAGCTGTGAGCTGTACAATTGATCTGAACACTGAATCCAGTGtgaacatttgtttgtttgtattgttattttattttaacttGTAAATTGTTGAACACTTAAACTGCAACTTTATCTTACAGTAAATAAAGAAGAAAATGTCACTTGTGTATCAGTTCAGTTCTTCTGCCTGACATTTACTCCAAAGTTTTGTCCTCAACCCCTCATTGAAACAGAGGCACTGTGTTTACCAAACAGAACACTCCATACGGGGGTTCCAGAACATGGAAATATAGAGGGGAATTCTGGGAGAGTAAGGTGCAGTGTGAAACTTGGCCTCTAGAGGGACTGAAGAGTTGTGTTTATCGGTCAGGCAGGGTGCTGCCCAGGGGGACTCCAACAGTGCAGAGTGTGTGGAACCATGTACcagtgctggagtgtgtggaaTAGTGTACCAGTGCAGAGTGTGTGGAATAGTGTACcagtgctggagtgtgtggaaTAGTGTACcagtgctggagtgtgtggaaTAGTGTACCAGTGCAGAGTGTGTGGAATAGTGTACCAGTGCAGAGTGTGTGGAACCGTGTACCAGTGCAGAGTGTGTGGAATAGTGTAccagtgcaggagtgtgtggaaCCGTGTACcagtgctggagtgtgtggaaTAGTGTACCAGTGCAGAGTGTGTGGAATAGTGTACCAGTGCAGAGTGTGTGGAATAGTGTACCAGTGCAGAGTGTGTGGAATAGTGTACCAGTGCAGAGTGTGTGGAATAGTGTAccagtgcaggagtgtgtggaaCCGTGTACcagtgctggagtgtgtggaaTAGTGTACCAGTGCAGAGTGTGTGGAATAGTGTACCAGTGCAGAGTGTGTGGAATAGTGTACcagtgctggagtgtgtggaaTAGTGTACCAGTGCAGAGTGTGTGGAATAGTGTACCAGTGCAGAGTGTGTGGAATAGTGTACcagtgctggagtgtgtggaaTAGTGTACCAGTGCAGAGTGTGTGGAATAGTGTACCAGTGCAGAGTGTGTGGAACCGTGTACcagtgctggagtgtgtggaaTAGTGTACCAGTGCAGAGTGTGTGGAATAGTGTACCAGTGCAGAGTGTGTGGAATAGTGTACcagtgctggagtgtgtggaaTAGTGTACCAGTGCAGAGTGTGTGGAATAGTGTACcagtgctggagtgtgtggaaTAGTGTACCAGTGCAGAGTGTGTGGAATAGTGTACCAGTGCAGAGTGTGTGGAACCGTGTACCAGTGCAGAGTGTGTGGAATAGTGTACCAGtgcagagtgtgtatatgttctGCCAATAGAGTCATCATTGAAGTACTCAATCTCcgcgtagtgactgagatcACTACGATTGGTGTCAAGGTGAACTATAAATAAAGGGACTGAGCTCGGGAGACAAGTTTGTTGacgtttattttcattggtagTTTATTATCAGTTTAGCTAGCTGCTACGTTTATTGCTGGGGACATTGCTTTGCGTAATGTCATGGAGAATTCTTCTGGCATGAAAttaaggaggagggagacagtggCCCTGCCCGATGGTCTGAGGAGTTTGGGAGGATATAGCAGGATACGGCTGTGAGGATCACGACATACTGATCACCATCATCAACTGCCCCTGTCTCTCATCATCAACTGCCCGTGTCTCTCATCATCAACTTCCCCATCATCAACTGCCCTTGTCTCTCATTATCAACTGCCCCTGTCTCCCATCATCAactccccctgtctctcattATCAACTGCACCATCATCAACTGCCCCTGTCTCTCATGATCAACTGCCCCTGTCTCCCATCATCAACTGCCCCTGTCTCCCATTATCAACTGCCCCTGTCTCCCATCATCAACTGCCCCTGTCTCTCATCATCAACTGCCCCTGTCTCCCATCATCAACTGCCCCTGTCTCCCATCATCAACTGCCCCGGTTTCCTCTTTGCCCCCATCCATGAACCTTGTTGAATACATATTGTGTTTTCATGGCAATATCAaagtaacaaacaaaaacagaatgtgGATCAATTGAAAAAGAAATCCAGTTCTCCTTTAGcagtcacaaaaacaaaaatctcTTTTTATCTGAGTTAATAAGTAACTCATTTTTCATCCCTgagtgaaatctctctctctctctctctctctctctctctctcactatcagCGTCATGGATACATGAACAAACATGACACTTGATAGGTTCTGAAGTCCTATTGGTGTGGGTAACAGTAGCTGAGGGGGAAAGTCCCCCTGATCTCCACACACCgggacctcctccaccaccacctccacctcctcctccacctcctcctccacctccacctccacctccacctccacctccacctccacctccacctccaccaccacctccacctccaccaccacctcctcctcctcctcctcctcctcctccacctccacctcctcctccacctccacctccaccaccacctcctcctcctcctcctcctccacctccacctccacctcctctgtgctgctcctctgagttcatgacactgaggagagacatgctgagttcatgaaactgaggagagacatgctgagttcatgacactgaggagagacatgctgagttcatgacactgaggagagacatgctgagttcatgacactgaggagagacatgctgagttcatgacactgaggagagacatgctgagttcatgacactgaggagagacatgttgagttcatgacactgaggagagacatgctgagTCTCTTATGGAGGTCACACTGCAGAGTCTCTTATGCCCTCACACTCTGACTCTATCTTCATGCtgaactgaaattatcttcttATTCCACCTAATTGTTGCTCTGGATCACTGCATGGACAGACAAAGGCTCAGGGGCCAAGAGGTCACAGgggcccagaggtcacaggggCCAGAGGTCACAGGGGCCCTAGTAATCTGCACaaagcacaggcacaggcacagttCAAGACTGTTAAATATAGTATAACTATAATAGATATTTCCAGGACTACCTTTGGTACTGCGGAAGCACACGTACATATAGGCTATATGGGgataaacaacaaaacacatacatataggttATATAGggatgaaaaaacaaaacacttacaTATAGACTATATAGGgatacaaaagaaaacacatttatttgtgCAGTCACATTGAACTGCCACAAGAGGGCCCTAGCACTCCAGTTACACCATACAATCACTATCAAGACACACGTTTCCATGGATATCAAAAGTCATATGACAAATCTCTCAACACATTTAGCACAAGATGTTAAACAGGACAGTGTCATGTACTTACAATCCCATAATGTACAGATACAGCAAAGACAACCCTTTCATCTTTACTAACTAAGTTTGCAAAGATGAATAAATGGCTTCAGTGATTGTCTTTGCTGATGGCAGACAGCCTGTTAAACTTGTGGTTATTTACACAATCCCTGGTTGCCTGGTAACCCTGTACCATTCAGAACTGTGATGGTGGCAGGATGTGCAGGTCTAAAGGGACTTTATCTGAGCCCAGTAAATGTGCCCACTTCatgctgttgagtcccatggcacaggtgtcagtgtggaggaggtgctgttgagtcccatggcacaggtgtcagtgtggaggaggtgctgttgagtcccatggcacaggtgtcagtgtggaggaggtgctgagtcccatggcacaggtgtcagtgtggaggaggtgctgttgagtcccatggcacaggtgtcagtgtggaggtgctgAAAGGCCTctctggtggaggagagagtggaggaggttTGGCAGCAGGAGTCCCACACaggtgcaggggtgtgtggagaagaggattgatggagtgagagaagcaggcatgagagaggaggagaggaggaatggaAACCAGTGGAgacaggggcgtaactataggagttccagcaggtgcggctgcacctgggcccgtggggtgtcggggcccgtagccgaaGATATACATACGTCTCTCGACGGGCCCCCCCAGTACTGCGTCAAATGTCCACCTTTCAGTTATGCTTGTGTTATGcttgtcttctttttcttttctattttgttttttttctttttctttttatttcttacatgaagtagtatttattgttacaccagggttctaatgctcgtagcttgactgttctctcccttgtacgtagCTTCGGgcaaaagcgcctgctaaatgactaaatgtaaatgtaaatgtaattgtagaCAAGCTGTTTTTATAGTAATGgcagtgtctaatgctatatatgctcttgaaaaggcaaactgatCTCCGTCATGGTTTTTGCTCAGTTTGAGTAtcctaggtctgacaggagaggggggtgttaATCACAAAGCTCAGTTTGAGTAtcctaggtctgacaggagagggggtgttaatcacagagctcagaTCATGTgggctgtcatggcaaaaagtgaccgggtgccaaaaagagcccgggtgatgtaatattggctttcgaacgactcttgagtgacagttgctataccaacgcttagcattacgtaacccggacactacgtaacccgggcactttttggtcagtctcaagagtcgttcgaaagccatcagctacttgttagtcactttatattgtgcctaaaactattaagtattccgttttagctacacctgccggtatcctgtacatcaacatttgcagtcaatactactttttgaatcgctttatattgtggctaaacacatttttacccggtaaataaagtgttccattttagccgtttacatcatcatttgcatttcaattgaaattgtttagagtagaaattcgtttttataaaaaggagaaaatatactgatatacggtgcttgtttatctaccgttttagcaagccagccagttcatttgctaacatcttaaataatatacggtgcttgttcatctacctttttagcaggccagccagtaaatttgctcacatcttaaataaaatatggtacggtgcttgttcatataccttttaagcaagctagccagttaatttaataacatcttaaataatatatggtgcttgtttatctaccttttaagcaagccagcaagttaatttgctaacatcctaaatactatacggtgcttgttcatctacctttttagcaagccagccagttcatttgctaacatcttaaataatatacggtgcttgttcatctacctttttagcaagccagccagttcatttgctaacatcttaaataatttaagatctaccattatttgttgatataggcctatttagaaaaacttgggagagttcatactagcttgctagctatacactaagcaaaataatgtgccccagctaacggaggaattgctaatcgctaacgagatgctagcggcgattTAACCGGTTGAAatttacttactttgacactataacaaacttgtgagtcaacaactttcctaacaaagtcaaacatcaagcacatggtttattgcaggtaaaatacaggcaagctggtctcaggtagcgaagtataatgcgagatgctctgggtaaatcgcgttattgaggtagtctgacttccaaaaagagcccgggtgacgtaatgctaacgttggtatagcaactgtcactcaagagtcgttcgaaagccaatattacatcacccgggctctttttggcacccggtcactttttaccatgacaggGCCATGAGCGAGTTAGAGGTGACACTGTGGCCTTAGAGACAAAACCAAAACACCCCAACTCAATCACTGAGAACACAGAGccacagggagagaaatggcACATTGAGGAACACACAGATACTTAACCCCACTCCTAATTATGAAGGCATATAGTACAGTAATAAGACATTGATATATATGAATCATAAAACTTCTAATTCTAAGAAACATGAAGGCATACG
Protein-coding regions in this window:
- the LOC122128678 gene encoding GTPase IMAP family member 9-like — encoded protein: MMKVKIERESLRSLMGDSLHLSELRIVLLGYKRAGKSSSGNTILGREEFDTVGRTAQCVKRQGQVAGRQVTVVEAPGWWSNYQLEQTHELTKEEIELSVSLCPPGPQALLLVIRVDKSFTETRKRSVQNHLELLRERVWSHTIVLFTCGDWLGDTPIEQHIESEGESLKWLVEKCGNRYHILNNRKREDHMQVTQLMEKIEEMVAGNRGHHYEIGE